The Archangium primigenium genomic interval GGGCTCGGCCAGCGCCTCCACGCGGTTGACCTGGAGCGCCTTGGCGTCCAGGTGCTTGACGGTGGGCAGCGTGAACTTGTCACCCACCGTGACGGCCACCGTGGCCTCGGCCAGACCGTAGCCGGGGCGCATGGTGCGCGGGTTGAAACCGTACGGCTCGAAGAGCCGGGTGAAGTCCTGCATCACCCGGGTGTTGATGACCTCGGCGCCGTTGAGCGCCGTGGTCCACGAGGAGAGATCCAACCCCTCGTAGTACTCGGGCTTCATGTCGCGCACGCACAGGTCGTAGCTGAAGTTGGGACCGCCGCTGATGTGCGCCTGGTAGCGGGAGACGGCCCAGAGCCAGCGCCGCGGCTTCTGCACGAAGGCCGTGGGCGACATGAGCACGTTGAGGCAGCCCAGGGCCACCGTCTGCAGCGCCAGCCCCAGACCCATGTCGTGGTAGAGCGGCAGCCAGCTCACGTACGTGCCCTCCTGCCACTCCTCGGAGAAGGACTGGAAGACGAGCTGGTTGTTGAGCAGGTTGCCGTGGCTGAGCATCACGCCCTTGGGCCGACCCGTGGAGCCCGAGGAGTACTGCAGGAAGGCGAGCTCCTCGGCGCGGGGCACGAACTCCTTCCACTCGCCGGCGAGCGCGGGCGCCACCGCGTCCGTGGCCAGGCGCTTGAGCGACCGGGTGGCGTCGGACGAGTCCAGCAGCTCCGTCATCTGCCCCATCATCCCCGCGGTGGACAGGACGACGGACGCCCCCGCGTCGGAGATGATGGCCTCGAGCTTGCCCCAGCCCAGGCGCTTGCGCAGGTTGGGCGGATAGGTGGGCACCGCCACCACGCCCGCGTAGAAGCAGCCCAGGAAGGCCGTGAGGAAATCCAGGCCGTGGGGGTAGATCAACATCGCCCGCTGGCCCACCAGGTTCCACGCCTGCAGCTGGGCGGCGATCGCGCGCGCCTTGGCATCCAACTGCGCGAAGGTCAGTCGCTCGCTCTCGCGCTCTCCGTCCCCCAGCAGGATGAAGGCGGGTTTGTCCGCCTCCTGCTCGGCACGGCGGCGGGCGAGGTCAACCAGCGTCTTCGCGGAAACGTACATGGACATGTAAAAAACTTCACATGTCTTCAGGCTTAATGTCAATAAGCGCTAAAATCCGGTTTTCCCTCTTGCCGACAGGAATTGACTGGACAGGGTCCGCGGGAATGTTGATCAGTCATTCCCGCAGACAACCCGTCATCGGCGTTTACTCTCCTGGTACGTCACGGAGAGCTTCACCTCGGCGCCCTCGCGCAGGACGACGGCGGTCACCGTCTCGCCGGGCCGGGCGGCGTTGAGGGCATACATGAGGTCCTCCACGCTGCCAACCTCATGCGTGCCGAGCCGCACGAGCACGTCCCCACGCTTGAGGCCGCCCAGGTCCGCCCCGCCCCCGGGCCGCACGCCCGCGAGGAGCACCCCCCGCGTGCCGGCCGGGGGCGCGTAGTCGGGCACGGTGCCCAACGAGGCATTGAAGGAGCGCGCATCCCCCACCGGCGCGGGCGCCGGCACGCTGCGGTACGTCACCCGTCCGGGCCGGGCACTCACCTCCGCGGCCATCTCGGATACCACGAGCGCCACCTGGGCCAACCCCGCGGCGTTGATCCGCTCCGCGCTGTCCGAGGGTTTGTGGTAGTCATTGTGCGTGCCAGTGAAAAAATGCAGTACGGGCACACCCGCCGCGTAGAAAGGCGTGTGATCCGAGGGGCCGTAGCCGTCCCCCGAGCCGTCACAGCGCACCCGGGCCTTGGCGCACGCGGGGGCGAGCAGCTCGCGCCACTCCCCCGCCGAGTCGGCGCCCAGCACCGTCAGGTGGTTGTCGCGCAGCCGCCCCACCATGTCGAGGTTGAGCATGGCGGCCACGTCCTTCATCGCCAGGCCCGCGGTGGGCGTGCGCGTCCACGCGGTGGAGCCGAGCACCCCCGTCTCCTCGCCGGAGAAGGCGGCGAAGTACACGTCGCGGCGCAGGCGCTCGCGCTGGCCGGAGAGCAGCCGCGCCGCCTCCAGCATGCCCGCCACGCCCGAGGCGTTGTCGTCCGCGCCCAGGTGCGGCTCGCGGCGGTCCGGCGCGAGCGAGCCCCGGCCCCCCTCGCCCAGGTGATCGTAGTGCGCGCCCACCACCACGGCCTCGGAGGCGCGCGTGCCGTCCTTGGCGGCGGGCAGCCGGGCCACCACGTTCCACGTGTCCTTGAGCACCCGCTCGAGCTTCACCGCCACCCGGCCGCTCACCTTTTGCTTCTTGGCGAGCTTCTCCAGCACGGGCTCGAAGCCGGCGCGCTTGAGCGCCACCACGGGCAGGCCCGCGTCCTGGGCGCCCTCGGGCTTGAGCGCGGGCAGGCCCGCCTCGGCGGGGGCGTTCTTGTCGCCCGCCAGCGGCCAGTCCACCACCACGAGCGCCCGCGCCCCGGCCTCCTTGGCCACCCACGCCTTGTGGCGCAGGTCTCCATGGCGCCGCTGCGCGTCCGGGGTGGCGAACGCCGGCGTGTCCGGCACGAAGCGCCGCACGACGACGATCTTCCCCTTCACCGCCAGGCCCGCGTAGTCGTCCACGCCCAGATCCTTGGCGCGGATGCCGTGGCCGGCGAGCACGAAGTCCCCCTTCACCTCGCCGTCCGCGGAGAAGCCCAGCGGCAGGAAGGCGCCCTCCTGGGCCCGCACGCCGCCCAACTCCAGCGCCGTGCCCGGCGCCGCCTGGAGCGCGGTGACCACGGGGAAGCGCTGGCGGAAGCTCCCCGCGTCCCCCGCGGGCTCGAGGCCCAGCGCCGTGAAGCGCCGCTCCAGCCACGCCGCGGCCTGCTCCAGTCCGGGCGTGTCGATGCCCCGGCCCCCCTGCTCGGGCGCCGCGAGGAAGCGCACGTCCTCCAGCACCCGATCCGGCGGCCTGGGCTCGCTCGCGGCGACGCCGGTTTCGCTCGAGGCGACGCCGGGCTCGCGCGTGCGCGTCTCCTGCCACTCGGCGATGAAGACGTTGGTGTCGTGGCGGCCCGCGGCCGTGGCGCGGTTGGAGGAGAACGCCAGTTGCTTGCCGTCCGGGGAGAACAGCGGGAAGCCGTCGAAGCCGGGCGCGGTGGTGATGCGCTCGAGCCCCGAGCCATCCACGTTCACCGCCCAGATGTCGAACTCGCGCCCCTTGGGGTCTCCATGGTTGGTGGAGAAGAGCAGGCGCGGCAGCGTGGGGTGCCAGGCGGGCGCGAAGCTCGCCGCGTTGAGGTACGTCACCTGCGTGGCGTTGGAGCCGTCCGCGTCCGCCACGTACAGCTCCAGCTTCGTGGGTCGCACGAGCCCTTGGGCCAGCAGCGACTGGTAGTCCTCCAGCTCCTTGCCCGGCGCGGGCCGGCTCGCCCGCCAGACGATCTTGGAGCAGTCCGGGCTGAAGAACGCCCCACCGTCATAGCCGGGCGTGTGCGTGAGCCGCTTCACGTTCTGGCCGTCCGCGTCCATCCGGTACAGCTCCAGATCCCCATCCCGCACGGAGGTGAAGACGATGGCGCCGTCCTTGGGGCACACCGTCGCCTCGGCGTCGTAGCCCTTCTCGCGCGTGAGCGGCCGCACGTTCGTGCCGTCCGCGTTCGCCTTGTAGATGTCGTAGGTGTCGTAGAGCGGCCACACGTAGCCCAGGCTCATGTCGGGCTTGGGCGGGCACGCCTTGCCGCCCTCGTGGGTGGAGGCGTAGAGGACCTCCTTGTCATCGGGCGGGAACGAATAGGCGCACGTGGTGGCGCCCTCCCCGCTGGAGATGGGCCGCGTGGCGCCCGTGAGCGCGTCCAGCCAGTAGATGCGATCGCACCCCTGCCCCTCGTGGCGCGCCTGGAACGTGAGCGCCTGGCCCGAGAAGGCCCAGTAGGCCTCGGCGTTCTCGCCCTCGAAGGTGAGTTGCCGCAGCGCCTTCCAGTGCGTCTCGCCCGCGTGCGGCTCCACCCCCCGCGGCGGCGGCACGGCCGGGCCCGACGGAGAGGACGGCGCCGGGGGCGCATGCGCGCACCCCACGAGGACGAGGAGGCCCAGCGAGAATCTCTTCATGCGTGAAGGTCCTGGAGTTGAGATTGATTGGCAGTATCAACTCGCCCCGCCATGTCGAGGGAATTCCGACGGGAACGTGCCGGAGGAAGGGCCGTAACTCTTACCCCCCGGGCGGCGCCTGGCTGCCCTGGACTCGCCGCCAACCCCTTGGATTCGTTGTCCTTCCCGCCGGAGCGCGCGCTGGCACGCGGGGTGCTTTGCTTCCTCCCCGAGAAGCTGACGGGGTTGGGTCGGCGGGGTGGTCGGGGTCGGGCGGGTCGGAGGGCGGGGGGCGGTCGGGCGGCGCAGTCGGTGGGGGTTCTCGGGGGCGTGGGGCGGGACGTCATGCCGGGAAGGAGTCGCGGGGGCGGCTTCTTCCCGGTTTTTTTATTTTCCAAGGAATGCGGGTTTTGGGGTATGAGGCGCGCGGTTCCCTTCTTCAGGAGAGAGCAATGCGCGTCACGAAGGCCCTGGGTGTTCTGGCGTTGAGCATGGCGATGCAGGCGTGCGGGGGGCCGGAGCCCCTGGCGTCCGAGGCGGGTGAGCCGCTGGTGCCGGACTCTCCCCTGCTCGGCAGCCAGGAGCAGGCGCTGGGGCGGCTGAACATCCGCAACGCCGACCCCACGGTCATCCGCGTGGGCAGCACGTACATCTCCGCGGAGACGGACGGCTCGCGGCTGTACGTGCGCACGGCCACGTCAGTGGACGGCCTGGGCGGCGCGGCGCGGCAGCAGGTGTGGAGCAACCCCTCCGGCTGGGCCGAGGTGTGGGCGCCGCAGATCATCCGCGACAGCGCCACGGGCACCTACTACATCTACTTCACGGCGGGGGCGAACAAGGCCCACCGCATGTACGTCATCCAGTCCAAGTCGCCCACGAGCGGCTGGAGCACCGCCCAGCGCATGTCGCTGCCGGACGACAAGTGGGCCATCGACGGCACGGCGTTCAAGTACCGCAACCAGTGGTACTTCGTGTGGTCCGGCTGGGTGGGCGACAGCGACGGCGAGCAGACGCTCTTCCTCGCGCGCATGAGCAGCCCCACCACCGTCACCGGCGCGCGCTTCGTCATCTCCCAGCCCCGCGAGGCCTTCGAGAAGGTGGAGCCCAACCCCCCCTGCCGCGTCAACGAGGGCCCCGAGGTCATCATCGATCCGGCCGGCCAGTTGCACGTCGTCTACTCGGCCAACGGCAGCTGGGGCGAGAGCTACTGCCTGGCGGACCTGCGCCTGAAGCTCGACGGGGACCCCACCTACGTGTGGGACTGGTTCAAGTCCAACGGCTGCCTCTTCGGCGCCAACCGCTCCACCCTCATGAGCGGGTGGGATCCGACGCTCTACGCCAAGGGCGTGGGCCACCACTCCTTCGTGCTGGTGGACGGCGACCCCAACACCAGCCCCCCCGCCGGGCCCACCTTCCCGCTCGCCTACCACGGCGTGGCCAAGAACGAGTACCCGAGCGACTTCTGGGGCGCGCGCTACTGGTACTCGGGCACCTTCCAGTGGTGGGGCAACATCACCTACACCCGCGGCAGCGAGCGCACCACGGGCTGGAGCCTGAAGTTCTACGAGTAGCCGCTCGGCGCGCGGCGACTTCCGTGACCCCGGGGGCGGAGAAGTTCTTGGTGATTCCCCGGGGTCTCGGGATAAGGGAGGCTTCACGTCGCGGGCGACGACCGGGCGCCGCGAATGGGAGGACGCCCATGGCGTCGACAACGCACGAGGACGCGCTACCACGGCTCATTCTCGACGCGCTCATCCACCCCCTCTTCTGGAAGGGCGTGGATCTGCGCTACCTCGGATGCAACCGCGCCTTCTCGCGGCTGGTGGGCCTGGAGCCCGAGGCCGTGGTGGGCCTGAGTGACGAGGAGCTGCCCTGGCGGGACGCGGCCGACGTCTTCCAGCGCATGGACCGCCGCGTGCTCGCCACGGGCCGGCCGGTCGAGGCCCTGGAGGAGCCCGTGCGCGACGCGGAGGGCCAGGAGCGCTGGACCCAGACGAACAAGACGCCGCTGGTGGACGAGCACGGCACCATCGTGGGCGTGCTCGGCTCGCTGGTGGACATCACCGCGCAGCGCGAGGAGCGGGTGCGGCGGCTGCGGCGCGCCCTGTCCGAGCGCGAGACGGCCAACCGGCTCCTGCGCGAGCAGGTCAGCGAGCGCGAGGCCATGGAGCGCGCCCTGGCCGAGAGCGAGCTGCGGCTGCGCACGGCGGTGCGGGGCGCGCACCTCATCCTCTGGTCCCTGGATCCCCAGGGCATCTTCACCTTCGTGGACGGCGGCGGCCTGGGCATGCTGGGGCTCCGGCCCGAGCAGATCGTGGGCGAGTCCTTCTTCGAGCTGTTCGCGGGCGAGCCCCAGGCGCTCAAACAGGCGCGCCTGGCGCTCACGGGCGTGAGCACCACGCAGGTGCTCACCATCGCGTCCGACATCCACTACGAGACGCGCTACACCCCGGTGCTCGACGAGCGGGGTCAGCTCACGGGCACCATCGGCCTGGCCATGGACGTGACGGAGCGCGTGCGCGCGCGCGCGCAACTGGAGCTGGAGCTGGAGCGCACGCGCGCGCAGCTCCTGCAGGTGGAGCGGCTGGCGACGCTGGGCACGCTGGCGGCCGGCGTGGGCCACGAGCTGCGCAACATCTCCACCGTGCTCAACAGCCTGCGCACCGCCTTCACCGAGTGGGCCCAGACCGGCGAGGCGCCCGACGCGGAGCTGCTCACGGAGCTCGGCTGGGCGTGCGAGCACGTGGCCACGCACGGCCATCACCTGATGAACCTGGGCCAGCCCGGCCAGACGAAGGTGGAGCGGGTGGACTTGCGCGAGCTGGTGCAGGGCGCGCTCAACATGCTGCGCACCGCGGGCACCCTGCGCCACGTGAACGTGTCCTTCCAGGGCCCCGCGCGCCCCGTGTGGACGGACGTGAGCCGCACCCGCGTGGAGCAGGTGCTCATCAACCTCTTGCGCAACGCCGCCGACGCCGTGGAGTCCGTGCGCGACCGGCCCACCGAGGTGCGCGTGTGCCTGCGCGAGGACCTGGCGCGCGGCGTGGCGCACTGCCACGTGGAGGACACCGGCGTGGGCATGACCGAGCAGGTACTCGCCTCCATCTTCGAGCCCTGGTTCACCACCAAGCCCCCCGACCGCGGTACAGGGTTGGGGCTGCCCGTGGTGCGCAACCTCCTGCGCGAGCTCGGGGGCGATCTCTCGGTGGAGAGCCAGCCGGGCCAGGGCAGCACCTTCTCCTTCCACCTGCCGCTCGCGCCGCCGCCTACCTGACGCTCGGGCACATCCCGGCTCGCGGCCGAGGGGGGTTGGACGTTATGACCCCCCTCCATGAGCCCCTCCCCCTCGCCCTTCCAAGAGCTGTGGTCTCCCGTCACGCGACAGAACCCCCTGCCCTTCTACGCGCGCCTGCGCCAGGAGGCGCCGGTGGTGCGGCTGGAGGATCCCCACTTCAAGCACCCCGTCTGGGTCGTCAGCCGCTACAAGGACGCGGTGGAGCTGTTGCGCGACCCGCGCTTCACCAAGAACGTGGACAAGCTGCCCGAGACGTCCCTGCACCGCCAGCGGCGCAATGACGCCATGGCCGCCATCAACAAGCACATGCTCATGGCGGATCCGCCGGATCACACCCGCCTGCGCACGCTCGTGTCCAAGGCCTTCACCCCGCGCCGGGTGGAGGAGCTGCGCCCGCGCGTCACCGCCATCACCGAGCGGCTGCTGGACACCCTCGAGCCCCAGGGCTCCGCGGATCTGCTCGACGCCTTCGCCTTCCCCCTGCCGGTGACGGTCATCGCGGAGATGCTCGGCGTGCCGGTGGAGGATCAGGACAAGTTCCAGGAGTGGACGAGCATCATCGTCAACCCGCCCGTGGACGGGAACATGGAGCCCTTGTTCGCGGCCGGCTTCCAGTTCATGCAGTACTTCCAGGCGCTCATGGAGAAGCGCCGGGGGGAGCCGCGCGAGGATCTGCTCTCGGCGCTCGTGTCCGTGGAGGAGCAAGGCGACCGGCTCTCGCCCCAGGAGCTCATCAGCATGCTGTTCCTGCTCCTGGTGGCCGGCCACGAGACGACGGTGAACCTCATCGGCAACGGCGTCTGGGCGCTCCTGCGCAACCCCGAGCAGCTCGAGCGGCTGCGCCGGGAGCCCGCCCTCATCGAGTCGGCGGTGGAGGAGATGCTGCGCTACCGCGGCCCGGTGGAGACGAGCACCCAGCGCTGGGCGCCCCAGGACGTGGAGTTCCGCGGCCAGGTGATTCCCGCGGGGGAGACGATCCTCGCCTCGCTGATGGCGGCCAACCACGATCCCGAGCAGTTCCCGGAGCCCGGGCGCTTCGACATCGCCCGCGAGCCCAACCGGCACATCGGCTTCGGCTTCGGCATCCACTTCTGCCTGGGCGCGCCGCTCGCGCGGCTGGAGGCCAACATCGCCATCCCCCTGCTGCTCCAGCGGCTGCCCCGGCTGCGGCTCGCCGTGGACGAGTCCGCGCTGAGCTGGCGCGAGGGCATCCTCGTGCACGGCATGAAGCAGCTGCCCGTGGCCTTCTGAGCGAAGTCAGAAGCGGATGCAGTCGAAGGTCTCGATGAGGGCCCTGAGCTCTTCGAGCGGGGCGTCGAGCCGTTGCGCCAGAACGGGCGCGTAATAGGTCAGGGCCCGGGTCTGCTCGGGATGGGTGTGAAGCTCATCCACGATGACGTCACCGACCAGGCCCGGCCACTTGACGCCTCGCAGTTCGGGGGCCCGCGCGATGGGCTCCAGGATGGTGAAGCAGGGCCAGCGGGGGAAGCGGAGGGTGGCGGGGTCGGACCCGATGATCCGGCAGGCGTCCAGTCGGGCCTCGGAGAAGTCGCAGGATTCGATGGACCCGACCGGAGCGACCGGCGAGCCTCCGTACTCAGGCCAGTGCCCGAAATCGCATCCCGTGAGCCGCCCCTTGAACCGGCAGCCCGTCAGCGACGCGGCCACCCAGGTCTGATGATTCTTCAGCTCCTGCTTCACCTCGAAGGTGCAGTCGATGAACCGCGTTCCGCCCAGGAACAGGTTCTTGCCGGGCACCTTGAGGACGACCGTGCAGTTGCGCAGGATCAGCCCCTCGCCCAGGAAATAGAGCGCGCCCTTATCAGTCAGCTCCAGACGCTCGTTCTCAATTTCCCGGCCTTGGTAGAAGACCTTGTCGTAGAGCATCGGCCGCCCTCTTCAGAAGGTGAGCATCCGGAAGAACTCGCCCGCCATCCGCCTGCCAT includes:
- a CDS encoding M28 family peptidase, which produces MKRFSLGLLVLVGCAHAPPAPSSPSGPAVPPPRGVEPHAGETHWKALRQLTFEGENAEAYWAFSGQALTFQARHEGQGCDRIYWLDALTGATRPISSGEGATTCAYSFPPDDKEVLYASTHEGGKACPPKPDMSLGYVWPLYDTYDIYKANADGTNVRPLTREKGYDAEATVCPKDGAIVFTSVRDGDLELYRMDADGQNVKRLTHTPGYDGGAFFSPDCSKIVWRASRPAPGKELEDYQSLLAQGLVRPTKLELYVADADGSNATQVTYLNAASFAPAWHPTLPRLLFSTNHGDPKGREFDIWAVNVDGSGLERITTAPGFDGFPLFSPDGKQLAFSSNRATAAGRHDTNVFIAEWQETRTREPGVASSETGVAASEPRPPDRVLEDVRFLAAPEQGGRGIDTPGLEQAAAWLERRFTALGLEPAGDAGSFRQRFPVVTALQAAPGTALELGGVRAQEGAFLPLGFSADGEVKGDFVLAGHGIRAKDLGVDDYAGLAVKGKIVVVRRFVPDTPAFATPDAQRRHGDLRHKAWVAKEAGARALVVVDWPLAGDKNAPAEAGLPALKPEGAQDAGLPVVALKRAGFEPVLEKLAKKQKVSGRVAVKLERVLKDTWNVVARLPAAKDGTRASEAVVVGAHYDHLGEGGRGSLAPDRREPHLGADDNASGVAGMLEAARLLSGQRERLRRDVYFAAFSGEETGVLGSTAWTRTPTAGLAMKDVAAMLNLDMVGRLRDNHLTVLGADSAGEWRELLAPACAKARVRCDGSGDGYGPSDHTPFYAAGVPVLHFFTGTHNDYHKPSDSAERINAAGLAQVALVVSEMAAEVSARPGRVTYRSVPAPAPVGDARSFNASLGTVPDYAPPAGTRGVLLAGVRPGGGADLGGLKRGDVLVRLGTHEVGSVEDLMYALNAARPGETVTAVVLREGAEVKLSVTYQESKRR
- a CDS encoding glycoside hydrolase family 43 protein — encoded protein: MRVTKALGVLALSMAMQACGGPEPLASEAGEPLVPDSPLLGSQEQALGRLNIRNADPTVIRVGSTYISAETDGSRLYVRTATSVDGLGGAARQQVWSNPSGWAEVWAPQIIRDSATGTYYIYFTAGANKAHRMYVIQSKSPTSGWSTAQRMSLPDDKWAIDGTAFKYRNQWYFVWSGWVGDSDGEQTLFLARMSSPTTVTGARFVISQPREAFEKVEPNPPCRVNEGPEVIIDPAGQLHVVYSANGSWGESYCLADLRLKLDGDPTYVWDWFKSNGCLFGANRSTLMSGWDPTLYAKGVGHHSFVLVDGDPNTSPPAGPTFPLAYHGVAKNEYPSDFWGARYWYSGTFQWWGNITYTRGSERTTGWSLKFYE
- a CDS encoding cytochrome P450 family protein, with the protein product MSPSPSPFQELWSPVTRQNPLPFYARLRQEAPVVRLEDPHFKHPVWVVSRYKDAVELLRDPRFTKNVDKLPETSLHRQRRNDAMAAINKHMLMADPPDHTRLRTLVSKAFTPRRVEELRPRVTAITERLLDTLEPQGSADLLDAFAFPLPVTVIAEMLGVPVEDQDKFQEWTSIIVNPPVDGNMEPLFAAGFQFMQYFQALMEKRRGEPREDLLSALVSVEEQGDRLSPQELISMLFLLLVAGHETTVNLIGNGVWALLRNPEQLERLRREPALIESAVEEMLRYRGPVETSTQRWAPQDVEFRGQVIPAGETILASLMAANHDPEQFPEPGRFDIAREPNRHIGFGFGIHFCLGAPLARLEANIAIPLLLQRLPRLRLAVDESALSWREGILVHGMKQLPVAF
- a CDS encoding PAS domain-containing sensor histidine kinase — its product is MASTTHEDALPRLILDALIHPLFWKGVDLRYLGCNRAFSRLVGLEPEAVVGLSDEELPWRDAADVFQRMDRRVLATGRPVEALEEPVRDAEGQERWTQTNKTPLVDEHGTIVGVLGSLVDITAQREERVRRLRRALSERETANRLLREQVSEREAMERALAESELRLRTAVRGAHLILWSLDPQGIFTFVDGGGLGMLGLRPEQIVGESFFELFAGEPQALKQARLALTGVSTTQVLTIASDIHYETRYTPVLDERGQLTGTIGLAMDVTERVRARAQLELELERTRAQLLQVERLATLGTLAAGVGHELRNISTVLNSLRTAFTEWAQTGEAPDAELLTELGWACEHVATHGHHLMNLGQPGQTKVERVDLRELVQGALNMLRTAGTLRHVNVSFQGPARPVWTDVSRTRVEQVLINLLRNAADAVESVRDRPTEVRVCLREDLARGVAHCHVEDTGVGMTEQVLASIFEPWFTTKPPDRGTGLGLPVVRNLLRELGGDLSVESQPGQGSTFSFHLPLAPPPT